Proteins from a genomic interval of Diospyros lotus cultivar Yz01 chromosome 6, ASM1463336v1, whole genome shotgun sequence:
- the LOC127804164 gene encoding putative late blight resistance protein homolog R1A-3, with product MDDSDDEERYVLRPGVNDFGAKFKSIMTANVDMATKVSLITDHYMDFLGKSPDDPESAYDLWYAEVVVWLTSMLQKRPEDRSIYVKTDDRVADAVWYVGLKSFVLLTGWMVEPMFLQKYFNFEELAFRDLEPVLLHRLLSYYHHFGEEDAIEKCWEFENFRDNIMEAAELARCYISSYTERRPLPDNNYEDNILTLLERSLTGKYLLQEYGTSAFRPEMDKRLLQEYGSDMDKRLAKDRKDGLVPQSGGLETIKEYLNKLRAKVRENELVGRSGDLEKIMERLIAGTSELGITPIVGMGGIGKTTLARSLYEDAQIQNHFRVRGWIRVSQEFRERDVITGLLESIGLLNSNISLIDEDNTKLGERLRKHLLGRKYLIVIDDLWTTEAWDCMKWWFEDKNNGSRILLTSRLHEVASYVNHPYPMNLLSPEDSWKLLCKQAFGTEGCPPELLNIGKQIANKCQGHPLSVIVVAGHLSNIGKTKHSWENVAKTMDSLIDGSQENFNILSLSYNGLTQDLKACFLSLVIFPKNSDIPVRKLIRMWAGMGFVHPEPQKSTEEVAQKCFEDLIRRNLIIAKKKKFDGKVNSCGIHDLLWDLSMREARKEGDYIFGHSPLSHPYFNTDDDMKYALGLTHTLLYSGRSFESDCPLSSAGFELLKILDILNQPFDDFPHEITDRVNLRYLALSTSADIPDSVSKLCYLETLINNHQRAGGNLPKEIWLMPRLRHLHVGTCTYLPNPSSLDSVLTDLQTLSTLSSASCTKEIFENMPNLEELGIHQIRENARGDELCLSSLVYLHKLQKLKITCNLRLANPRSACCWESFLPNITQLTLLLSRLPWHEINALALLPKLEVLKLKNSSFEGPEWVQNNEGFPKLKFLLLESLDLEDWIAKHDHFPKLEWLVVRYCVNLTKIPLDFGEICTLQLIDMEYCNLMAFESARSIQVQQLNVGNEKLIVRLGRMLAEQKLIALTVAFIYMTAIEDAVD from the exons ATGGATGATTCAGATGATGAGGAGCGCTATGTTCTTAGGCCTGGTGTTAATGATTTCGGGGCTAAATTTAAGAGTATCATGACTGCTAATGTTGATATGGCTACTAAAGTGTCCCTGATCACGGATCATTACATGGATTTCCTAGGTAAATCTCCAGATGATCCTGAGTCTGCTTATGATCTTTGGTATGCAGAAGTGGTTGTGTGGCTGACATCTATGCTTCAGAAACGCCCAGAGGATAGATCTATTTATGTCAAAACTGATGATCGGGTTGCAGATGCTGTATGGTATGTTGGCCTTAAATCCTTCGTGCTACTTACAGGGTGGATGGTCGAACCAATGTTCTTACAGAAGTATTTCAATTTCGAAGAACTGGCTTTCCGTGATCTCGAACCGGTGCTCCTTCACAGACTTCTTTCTTATTACCATCATTTTGGTGAGGAGGATGCTATAGAGAAGTGTTGGGAATTTGAAAACTTCAGGGACAACATCATGGAGGCAGCAGAATTAGCAAGATGCTACATCAGCTCATATACCGAACGAAGGCCATTACCAGATAATAACTATGAGGACAACATTTTGACTTTGTTGGAAAGAAGCCTAACAGGGAAGTATCTTCTTCAAGAATATGGAACATCGGCTTTTCGTCCAGAAATGGATAAGCGGCTACTTCAAGAATATGGTTCAGATATGGATAAGCGGCTGGCGAAAGACAGGAAAGATGGGCTGGTGCCCCAAAGCGGTGGCCTGGAGACAATTAAGGAATATCTGAACAAGCTGCGGGCGAAAGTGAGGGAAAATGAGCTGGTGGGCCGAAGCGGTGACctggagaaaattatggaaCGACTGATCGCGGGAACTTCAGAGCTAGGGATTACACCCATAGTAGGTATGGGTGGAATTGGTAAGACAACTCTGGCAAGAAGTCTTTATGAGGATGCTCAGATTCAGAATCACTTCCGTGTTCGTGGCTGGATTAGAGTTTCTCAAGAATTTCGAGAGAGAGATGTCATAACGGGCTTATTGGAGTCGATTGGCTTATTGAATTCGAATATTTCTCTCATTGATGAGGACAATACAAAATTAGGAGAACGGTTACGTAAACACTTACTAGGTCGGAAGTATCTCATTGTCATCGATGACCTTTGGACTACTGAAGCATGGGATTGCATGAAGTGGTGGTTTGAAGATAAAAACAACGGCAGCCGAATTCTGTTGACAAGTAGGCTTCATGAAGTGGCTTCTTATGTTAACCATCCTTATCCGATGAACTTGCTCAGCCCTGAAGATAGTTGGAAACTGTTGTGTAAACAGGCTTTTGGAACAGAAGGTTGTCCTCCTGAGTTATTGAATATCGGAAAGCAAATAGCAAATAAATGCCAAGGACATCCGCTATCAGTCATTGTGGTAGCAGGGCACCTTTCCAATATTGGCAAGACTAAACACAGCTGGGAGAATGTTGCAAAAACCATGGATTCTCTCATAGATGGATCCCAAGAGAACTTCAACATTCTTTCTTTGAGCTATAATGGCTTGACTCAGGACTTGAAAGCATGCTTCCTCTCACTGGTGATTTTCCCAAAGAATTCCGATATCCCTGTTCGGAAACTAATTAGGATGTGGGCTGGTATGGGATTTGTGCATCCAGAACCGCAGAAGAGCACGGAAGAGGTAGCACAGAAGTGCTTTGAGGATCTTATTAGAAGAAATTTAATTATagcgaagaaaaagaaatttgatgGTAAAGTTAATTCATGTGGCATCCATGATCTCTTGTGGGACTTGAGCATGAGAGAAGCTCGGAAAGAAGGCGATTACATTTTTGGTCACTCCCCTTTGAGCCATCCTTACTTCAATACTGATGATGACATGAAGTACGCATTGGGTCTCACCCATACTTTACTCTATTCTGGTCGCTCTTTTGAATCAGATTGTCCTCTCAGTTCTGCAGGATTCGAACTCCTCAAGATCTTGGATATTCTAAATCAGCCTTTTGATGATTTCCCGCATGAGATAACAGACAGGGTCAATCTGAGGTATCTTGCCCTGTCCACTTCTGCCGATATTCCTGATTCAGTGTCCAAACTTTGTTATCTAGAAACTTTAATCAATAATCATCAAAGGGCAGGTGGAAATTTGCCAAAAGAGATATGGTTAATGCCTCGTCTGAGGCATCTACACGTTGGAACTTGCACCTACTTGCCCAATCCATCAAGCCTTGACTCAGTTCTTACTGATCTTCAAACACTTTCCACTCTAAGCTCTGCCAGTTGTACCAAGGAAATATTCGAAAATATGCCCAATTTGGAAGAATTAGGTATTCATCAAATTAGAGAAAATGCTAGGGGAGATGAACTCTGCCTCAGCAGTCTTGTCTACTTGCATAAACTTCAAAAATTGAAGATAACTTGCAATCTAAGACTTGCAAATCCAAGATCCGCTTGTTGCTGGGAAAGTTTCCTACCAAACATCACGCAGTTGACTCTACTTTTAAGCCGTTTACCTTGGCATGAAATAAATGCTTTAGCCCTGTTGCCAAAACTTGAGGTGCTCAAACTAAAAAATAGTTCCTTTGAAGGGCCAGAGTGGGTACAGAATAATGAAGGATTCCCCAAATTGAAATTTCTGCTGCTCGAATCTTTAGATTTGGAGGACTGGATAGCTAAGCATGATCATTTTCCTAAGCTGGAATGGCTAGTTGTCAGGTACTGTGTCAACCTGACCAAGATCCCTCTTGATTTTGGGGAGATATGCACATTGCAGTTGATTGACATGGAATATTGTAACCTTATGGCATTTGAGTCCGCAAGAAGTATTCAGGTACAGCAACTCAACGTGGGGAATGAAAAACTTATTGTTCGTCTTGGCCGTATGCTCGCCGAG CAAAAACTTATTGCTTTAACTGTGGCCTTCATTTACATGACTGCGATTGAAGACGCTGTGGACTAA